A section of the Amycolatopsis sp. AA4 genome encodes:
- a CDS encoding TetR/AcrR family transcriptional regulator — protein sequence MSSGTRRRLDPAERRAEILAAARRCFGAGSYSSVSTSDIAAAAGVARPLINHYFGGKRELYLEVVRQMTIVPAPVVDALPEGPPRLRLEIGIDRWIDVVERNRDAWLTVIDAAHDPEVEQIMREADEIAADRVLAAALLPENGHPQLRAMIRAYGGMLRAASREWLVRGTLERAELRAFLVESLVQLLETTYPAVLAQQTSGAGSTG from the coding sequence GTGAGCAGCGGAACCCGGCGGCGGCTGGACCCCGCCGAGCGCCGGGCCGAGATCCTCGCCGCGGCCCGGCGGTGCTTCGGCGCGGGCAGCTACTCCTCGGTGTCCACTTCGGACATCGCGGCGGCCGCGGGGGTGGCCCGGCCGCTGATCAACCATTATTTCGGCGGCAAACGCGAGCTGTACCTCGAAGTGGTGCGGCAGATGACGATCGTGCCCGCCCCGGTCGTCGACGCGCTGCCGGAAGGGCCGCCCCGCTTGCGCCTGGAGATCGGCATCGACCGGTGGATCGACGTCGTGGAACGCAACCGCGACGCCTGGCTGACGGTGATCGACGCGGCGCACGACCCGGAGGTCGAGCAGATCATGCGGGAGGCGGACGAGATCGCCGCCGACCGCGTGCTCGCCGCGGCCCTGCTGCCGGAGAACGGACATCCGCAGCTGCGGGCGATGATCCGGGCGTACGGCGGGATGCTGCGCGCGGCGTCCCGGGAATGGCTGGTCCGCGGCACCCTGGAGCGGGCCGAACTGCGCGCGTTCCTGGTGGAATCGCTGGTGCAGCTGCTGGAAACCACCTACCCGGCCGTGCTGGCACAGCAGACCTCCGGAGCGGGCAGCACCGGCTGA
- a CDS encoding MFS transporter: MTSVVPDRRRTLFGLGAGNAMEWFDWNVYATFASFFAAQFFNSRSAVSALLSTLAVFAVGFAARPIGGWVFGWIADRKGRQLAMALTVAIAAAGSLVIGLSPTYGQIGVWASVILVVARLAQGLAHGGELPSAQTYIAEVAPPARRGLWSSLIYFSGTCGVLVGTLLGAVLSGVLTHQQMVSFGWRIPFVLGGVFGLYSLYVRLRMRETEVFQAAKEKGQIWQTIKQNPKLLAQVVGLTVGATVIYYMWAVAAPSYAITVRGVEPTGALWAGVGANVVFLIALPLWGKLSDRIGRKPVLFIAIAGLLLLSFPLNAMVGHQAWQLFVAMSIALLFMAGFSSIGPAVYAEIFPTRIRAVGVGVPYSIAVAAFGGTAPYLQTLFAKNGHPSLFVVYGIVLMVISALVTFTLPETRGADLREKTEKADRAVVSP; the protein is encoded by the coding sequence ATGACTTCTGTGGTCCCAGACCGTCGCCGCACCCTGTTCGGGCTCGGTGCCGGCAACGCGATGGAGTGGTTCGACTGGAACGTCTACGCCACGTTCGCGTCGTTCTTCGCCGCGCAGTTCTTCAACTCCCGCAGCGCGGTTTCGGCGCTGCTGAGCACGCTGGCGGTGTTCGCGGTCGGCTTCGCCGCGCGGCCGATCGGCGGCTGGGTATTCGGCTGGATCGCCGACCGCAAGGGCCGTCAGCTCGCGATGGCGCTGACCGTCGCGATCGCCGCCGCGGGCAGCCTGGTCATCGGCCTTTCCCCGACGTACGGGCAAATCGGCGTGTGGGCGTCGGTGATCCTCGTGGTCGCGCGGCTGGCCCAGGGCCTCGCGCACGGCGGTGAGCTGCCGTCCGCGCAGACCTACATCGCCGAGGTCGCCCCGCCGGCCCGGCGCGGACTGTGGTCGAGCCTGATCTACTTCTCCGGCACCTGCGGCGTGCTCGTCGGCACGCTGCTCGGCGCGGTCCTCTCCGGCGTGCTGACCCACCAGCAGATGGTCTCCTTCGGCTGGCGGATCCCGTTCGTCCTCGGCGGCGTTTTCGGCCTCTACTCGCTCTACGTCCGGCTGCGCATGCGCGAGACCGAGGTCTTCCAGGCGGCGAAGGAGAAGGGCCAGATCTGGCAGACGATCAAGCAGAACCCGAAGCTGCTCGCACAGGTCGTCGGGCTGACCGTCGGCGCGACGGTCATCTACTACATGTGGGCCGTCGCCGCTCCGTCGTACGCGATCACTGTTCGCGGAGTCGAACCGACCGGCGCGCTGTGGGCCGGCGTGGGCGCGAACGTGGTCTTCCTGATCGCCTTGCCGCTGTGGGGCAAACTGTCCGACCGCATCGGCCGCAAACCGGTGCTGTTCATCGCGATCGCGGGCCTGCTCCTGCTGAGCTTCCCGCTGAACGCGATGGTCGGGCACCAGGCGTGGCAGCTGTTCGTGGCGATGTCGATCGCGCTGCTGTTCATGGCCGGGTTCTCCTCCATCGGCCCGGCGGTCTACGCGGAGATCTTCCCGACCCGAATCCGCGCGGTGGGCGTCGGCGTGCCGTACTCGATCGCGGTCGCGGCCTTCGGCGGCACGGCGCCGTACCTGCAGACTCTGTTCGCCAAGAACGGACATCCGTCGCTGTTCGTCGTCTACGGGATCGTGCTGATGGTGATCAGCGCGCTGGTCACGTTCACGCTCCCGGAGACCCGCGGCGCGGACCTGCGGGAGAAGACGGAGAAGGCCGACCGGGCGGTCGTCAGTCCATAG